GCAGCAGACTTGTTTTGACATGCAGGGATCAGTCATTCAACGCAAGGTAGAGATGCAGTGAAATTCCACTGCAGCAGACCTGGAAAATGCAGACAGTACAcgattaattacacttttttgggACCCAGAGCTTATTATAggccagtgtttatttgctaaaatGTGAAATGATGCCCGGCCATTAAGAGACCAATGCTTGTTGGAGACTCAACATTTAATGGACGTTTTACAGTAAGTGGTCTCCTTTTGCAATGATGTAGACTATCAGATGTAGCTggacatctctctcacacacatcggTATCTCTGCCCTCAACAGATCTGTAACCAGGCACTCCAGATGCATGGTGGATACAGTTACCTCAAAGACTACGCTGTTCAGCAGTTTGTCCGGGACATCAGAGTACACCAGATACTGGAGGGTATGTATACACCTTGCTTACCATGACAAAGCTGTCCTTCTGAAATTCTGCTTTATAACAGATGGTTATCAGTATTTGAATGGTAATGCACACCTCTTTATAAACCTAGGCACTGTTGTTGCACTGACAAATTACTGACGTTTTACCCTTTTTATATTTCCTTTCTCTTTCAGGAAGAAATGAAGTGATGCGGATGATAATTGCCAGAAGTTTACTGTCAGTCTGGATAAATGTAATGCCATGGGCCatccaaaaatgtactttctCCTGTCTTGAagggatggtggtggcagccatCATGTGGTGTTTGACTGTGACTGGATCCCTCAAGTGTCTTGAACTCACCCTCTTTTAAAGGGGGAAAATACTGTAGGCTAAAACTGTCATTAGGTCCTCCTGTCCTGTTTGCATGGAATTAAATAATGTTATGTAAACAAACATGTTTGGTTCTTGCAATAAAAAACAATGCATCTATATCAGATGGCTAGTTTGACATCATGGCCTCTCCTGCAAAGTGGCCTTTCATGTGTATTCAGTTATGATGGCAACGTTTGAAACATGAGCAAGTTTGGTTCTCATGACACAATTCCAGTTTAATCCTAAAACAAATGTATCTAGGCGGGTTGGATGACTGCAAAGTTTAATGTATGGTGTGTGTACTATAATATTTGGTGCTCAAATGTGACTGGATTATCAGTCATTTACACTCAAAATAAAACTGTCTGACAGCACTAGATACGTTTAAATGTTGTGCATTTTCTCAGCTATGGTACTACATTACGATAAACCATGTTTTATTTAAAGTTTTAAAgatccaatgcagccgttttctcaatttcaaattatttctgggtaacaattatatACCTACTGTGATGGAAATTCCTGTTCGATGTGGGAAAAAATTGTTCTTACACTGAACGGCCatgatcattttcacaatttcacagtattattccaacctcagaacacaggaaaatcacatttgactgcactgggcctttgagTTAagggaaaaatatttaaaatgcaGGAATCTCAGCCATTGAACAAACATAAATGAATTATACATTCCAACTACCCAATTAAGATTAATATATTCTCTCAGTATACATGAATGTGATAAAACCACAATATTCTGTAATATAAGTCGTTCTTATTAGATAGATATACAAGTATGGGTCAACGCTTTGTCTTTAAACATTTCCAGTATTGAAATTCTATAAAATACCTGGATAGAGCATGTATGGCAGGTTTTACTGGAGTTGTAACAAATCAACATGAACAGTTGGCCTGAGAAGAAGACTGTCAAGGAGGACTAAGGGAGTGTGCTTTACTGTATATCAGGTATTTGCGTGTGTGTGAAGTTAAATGTTTAACCCATCTCTGGGCAGTGATGTGCTTTCAAGTGTCAACATGATGTGAGTTCATGAGCATGTTCTCTCCAGACAACACCTCCCTTATCAATGTCCATGTCAACATGTCATAACTGGCATATAACAAACAATTTTACACAATGTATATAAGTCAAACCtgtcaaatacagtgcatttggaaagcattcagacctcgtgactttttccacattttgttatgttacagccttattctaaaattgattatattgttTTTCCCccatatcaatctacacacaataccccataatgacaaaacaaaaacagatttttagaaatgtttgcaaatgtataaacaaattatggaaaaatcacatttacataagtattcagatgctttgttgaagcacctttggcagtgattacagcctagagtcttcttggttatgacgctacaagcttggcacaattgtatttggggagtttctcccattctctgcagatcctctcaagctctgtcaggttggatggggagcatcgctgcacagctattttcaggtctccagagatgttagattgggttcaagtctgggctctggctgggccactcaaggacattcagagacttgtcccgaagccactcctgcattgtcttggctgtgtgcttagggtcgttgtcctgttgaaacgtGAACaatcgcctcagtctgaggtcctgagcgctctggaggttttaatcaaggatctatgtacattgctctgttcatctttccctcgatcctgactagtctcccagtccctgccactgaaaaacatccccacagcatgatgctgcaacgaCCATCCTACaacgtaaggatggtgccaggtttcctccagacgtgacgcttgtcattcaggccaaatatttcaatcttggtttcatcagagaatcttatttctaatggtctgagagtctttaggtaccgtttggcaaactccaagtgggctgttgtgcctttcactgaagagtggcttctgtctggccactctaccataaaggcctgattggtggagtgctgcagagatgggagaacaaccatctccacagaggaactctgaagctttgtcagggtgaccatcgggttcttggacacctccctgaccaaggcccttctccccctgcttgctcattttggccaggcggccagctctaggaaaagtcttggtggttccaaacttcttccatttaagaatgatgcaggccactgtgttcttggggaccttcaatgctgcagaaatgtttttgtacctacccttcctcagatctgtctcaacacaatcctgtctcggagctctaaggacaattccttcgacctcatgacttagtttttgctctgacatgcactgtcaactgtgagaccttataaagacaggtgtgtgcctttccaaatcatgtccaatcaattgaatttaccacaggtggactccaatcaagttgtagaaacatcttaaggatgatcaatggaaacatgatggaACCTGAGCTCAACTtagtgtctcatagcaaagggtctgaatacatatttaaataaggtatttatgtttagttttttttatatacatttgcaaaaatttctagaAATCagtttgcttcgtcattatgggttttgtgtgtaggttgatgaggatacattttcatataatccactttagaataaggctgttacaaaaaaagtcaaggggtctgaatactttccaaatgcactgcatacCGATTCAACAACCTCTTCACAAACAACTTGCTACAAAAGTGTTTTAGagaataattaagcaataagccccggggggggggggtatatgcgGTATATGGTCAATATCCAAAGACTATCTGTTCTTATGCAAGATGCaaagtggagtgcctggatatagcccttagccgtggtatattggccatataccacaaacccccaaggtgtcTTATTCCTATAATAAATCGGTTACCAACGTAGAGCAGTAAAAagatatacggtctgatataccacggctgtcagccaatcagcattcagggctcgaaccacccagtttataaaaggcCTTAAAGAATATAGAATAGGCCTTGTTTTAACCTTAAAGAATCTGAGCATGGCAAATAAAAGCAAAAACATTTAGCAAAAAAGATTTGAAAACAGCTAAaataatcaaaacaaatcaattaAGTCTTTGAACTTGTGCAGACTTGAATACAGGGGATTCCACAAGTGTCTTCTTCAGCATGAGCTATTCTTTCTACTCTGAACATAATTTTGAACGATCACaataaaaaagtgtttttaatTCCAAGCAAATCCTTCTCTACTCTATGCAATGTTCCTTTGAGGAAGTCTTTATCCATTTGCTTCAGTTTTTTTGTGTTCAGTAGTAAAACGGGAGACCCTCCAGTGGGCTATACCAGTGATCCAGCCTGGCTCTGAGCGGGCACCATGACGGGCACAGCACCCATACGGGCCAGGGTGGCGGAGCTGATGGGCGAGGTGAGAGGGCGTGGTACCTGGGGCTGGGCCCCCTCAGTCTTGTCGGGGTCTGTGACCTTGTGGCCAGGTGGGGAATGGGATCCAGGTGGGGAATGAAGTGGGGCACCGTTAGAACTGGGGGATCTGCTGTGTCCATAGTGAGGCATGCTACTGATGCTGGGGGGTCGGCTGTGGTTGGAACTGGGAGGTTGGCTGTGCCTGTGTGGAGAGGGGGCGCCGATATTGTTAGAACTTGGGGGTCGACTGTGCCCCTGGGGGGAGGGGGCACCAATGTTGTTAGAACTATGGGGTCTGCTGTACCCATGTGGAGAGGTGACaccaacatggttaaaactgggTGGTTGACTGAACCCATGGGGAGGAGTGTCAACAATGATACTAGTGCTGAGGAGCCGGGTGTGGCCAGGGGGTGGAGTCCCACTGATGTGGTTAGAACTGGGGGGTCGACTGTGCCCTTGTGGATAGGTGGCATCAATGTTGTTAGCAACACAGAGGGGTCTGGTGTGCCTGGGTGGAAGTGTGCCACTGATGTACCCTGGGAGGCCCTGCAGGGGGTTGAGCTCTCCAGGCCGAAGGCGGTAGGCGTTGAGCACAGAGCCTGTGTCAGAGGCCGGTGCAGTGGGGTAGGGGAAGTTTTTGAGCTGCTGGGGGTCTCCCGGATGGGGGCTCGTGGCTATGGATGACAGCGTGCCATTTTTGGAGATGATGTCTGAGCCTGTGCCACTCTTTGCCCAGGAAACACGCTTGGGTGCCTGGGCATCCTCCCTGTGATGGATAGACAGACAGCCAATGAGAAAACACCAACCAAGATCATATCACATGCTACACACATCCTCCAACCATCAACCTGCAGAAATGGAATTAGAACACCTGCATTGTCCATGGTAGAGTCCTAGTAGTTGTACATCCCGTGGTGTTTAACAACTGCACCTGATTTTccgataacacacacaaacacagaaaaaatCTCACTTGATATCATTGGCTATCTCCTCCTCTTCGTGGTCTCTCCTCCTCAGCATGAAGATGAGGAAGAGTATGATGGCTACCAGTCCCATGATGGACcccagagtagcagcagcaatcgCTCCAGAATTAGAGGCTGTGGAAGAGGACACACAGAGATGCTTCAAACAGGAAACATTAGCAGTCTGTATGTACTAatatgagaatgtgtgtgttaatTTGCTACACGTACAGGTGAAGACCTCCAGGTTGATAGAGCAAGTGTCAGAACCGGCAGTGTTGCTAGCTCGGCACACATATTTCCCTGACATGCTCTTAGTGAGGTTACTCAACCTGAGGGTACCTTGCCTCTCATCtgaaagagaaagacagtgtTACACAACACACTCTTGCCTCTACAGTACATGaatatgttgatgatgtacaGTGCACAGAACGTTATACACATTTCAAACACACTCTCAATCTACAGTAATGTAGACAGTTAAACTAGGTAACACAAGGGTAGCTACAATATGTATACAAACATAATTAGACCACACACTCTACCAAGTACAATACTCTCTTGGTTCCGAAGCTATAAGTATTGAGGGGTTTCCTGGTCCTAGGGAgtgacatcccactgggcacagacgtcaattccaCATTGGATCAACGTAATTtcactgaaatgacatggaaacaatgttgagtcaaccagtatgtgcccagtgggatgggctGTTCTTTATACCAGTACAGATCCTCTTTGATGATATCACTCTTTTCTGTCCCGGGGATAAATAATGTGGTTATATGGAGAGACCTCACTAGCAAATGGTTAAACACCAGACAAAGAATCTCCACAATGATGAATCAGAAGAACCTGTGGCTTTTCACAGCTGGACTCAGTTTATATAATCCTAGTTGCTTTKGTCCACTTGTCATAGCTGGCATGGGGATGCTCTATTGTAAATATGTAACACTGGGGATACTAGAGAATAATAAACATATGTGGGGCAGGTCTTATCAAGCAAATCCTCTCAAAATCCGATTGGAAATGTCACAAGAGAATATTTTCATCAGATGtgtttccaaatcaaatcaaattgtatttgccacatgcgtcATAAAAAACAGGtgaagactaacagtgaaatgattacttatgggccctttccaaaaatgcagatagaaaaatagaaaaataatagaaagataataacacaaggaataaatgcaCAACGATAATTACAGcgccttacaaaagtattcatcccccttggcttttttcctattttgttgcattgcaacctgtaatttaaatagatttttatttggatttcatgtaatggacatacacaaaatagtccaaattggtgaagtgaaaaaaataacttgtttaaaaaaattagaaACAATAAGCTACAGAAAAGTGGTGGgtgaatatgtattcacccctttgctatgaagcccctaaataagatctggtgcaaccaataccTTCACAAGTCACATGTTTATTTatataaagttcacctgtgtgcaatctaagtgtcacatgatctcagtatatatacaccggttctgaaaagccccagagtctgcaacaccactaagcaaggggcaccaccaagcaagcggcaccatgaagaccaagaagctctccaaacagttcagggacaaagttgtggagaagtacagatcagggttgggttataaacaaatatcagaaactttgaacatcccacggagcacaattaattccattattaaaaaatggaaagaatatggcaccacaacaaacctgccaagagagggccgcccaccaaaactcacggaccaggcaaggagggcattattcagaaaggcaacaaagagaccaaagataacactgaaggagctgcaaagctccacagcggagattggagtatctgtccataggaccactttaagccgtacaatcTACAGagatgggctttacggaagagtggccagaaaaaagccattgcttaaagaaaaaaataggccaacacgtttggtgttcgccaaaaggcatgtgggagactccccaaacatatggaagaaggtactttttctactgtattattgactgtatgtttgttttactccatgtgtaactctgtgttgttgtatgtgtcgaactgctttgctttatattggccaggtcgcaattgtaaatgagaacttgttctcaacttgcctacctggttaaataaaggtgaaataaaaaaaataaaaaaaagatgagactaaaatttagctttttgtccatcaaggaaaacgctatgtctggtgcaaacccaacacctctcatcaccccaagaacacccaagaatagttatgcacgctcaagttgtcagttttcttgtcttatttcttgttttgttttttacaata
This genomic interval from Salvelinus sp. IW2-2015 linkage group LG22, ASM291031v2, whole genome shotgun sequence contains the following:
- the esamb gene encoding endothelial cell-selective adhesion molecule isoform X2 codes for the protein MAFQEMLSVPGWSSLSPDLNQLKKVISYSNGEPGIGSPEFRKRVGFSLSMPSSNLSIYINNTQESDSGRYLCNVIIPGAAGLSGEMRLNVKVPPSPPVCTMTGSSVLNGNVTLSCKSSSGKPIPHYKWTKNAPMSEVFFSPMQNERQGTLRLSNLTKSMSGKYVCRASNTAGSDTCSINLEVFTSSNSGAIAAATLGSIMGLVAIILFLIFMLRRRDHEEEEIANDIKEDAQAPKRVSWAKSGTGSDIISKNGTLSSIATSPHPGDPQQLKNFPYPTAPASDTGSVLNAYRLRPGELNPLQGLPGYISGTLPPRHTRPLCVANNIDATYPQGHSRPPSSNHISGTPPPGHTRLLSTSIIVDTPPHGFSQPPSFNHVGVTSPHGYSRPHSSNNIGAPSPQGHSRPPSSNNIGAPSPHRHSQPPSSNHSRPPSISSMPHYGHSRSPSSNGAPLHSPPGSHSPPGHKVTDPDKTEGAQPQVPRPLTSPISSATLARMGAVPVMVPAQSQAGSLV
- the esamb gene encoding endothelial cell-selective adhesion molecule isoform X1; the protein is MIHLQLTVSGDWPAPCNSQRVEMPRREIEVVKGQMVVLQAWYSPTSDIGRNSVIWNFMANDSKQVISYSNGEPGIGSPEFRKRVGFSLSMPSSNLSIYINNTQESDSGRYLCNVIIPGAAGLSGEMRLNVKVPPSPPVCTMTGSSVLNGNVTLSCKSSSGKPIPHYKWTKNAPMSEVFFSPMQNERQGTLRLSNLTKSMSGKYVCRASNTAGSDTCSINLEVFTSSNSGAIAAATLGSIMGLVAIILFLIFMLRRRDHEEEEIANDIKEDAQAPKRVSWAKSGTGSDIISKNGTLSSIATSPHPGDPQQLKNFPYPTAPASDTGSVLNAYRLRPGELNPLQGLPGYISGTLPPRHTRPLCVANNIDATYPQGHSRPPSSNHISGTPPPGHTRLLSTSIIVDTPPHGFSQPPSFNHVGVTSPHGYSRPHSSNNIGAPSPQGHSRPPSSNNIGAPSPHRHSQPPSSNHSRPPSISSMPHYGHSRSPSSNGAPLHSPPGSHSPPGHKVTDPDKTEGAQPQVPRPLTSPISSATLARMGAVPVMVPAQSQAGSLV